A genomic stretch from Arachis stenosperma cultivar V10309 chromosome 3, arast.V10309.gnm1.PFL2, whole genome shotgun sequence includes:
- the LOC130967007 gene encoding uncharacterized protein LOC130967007 has translation MQEMFSMYIENRSQISFIELYVEFEQSEADRNILQEDYNSDSEEEFESNYEFAVPDGDEDQGERTMCPDVTEVANALANEVPFEEPSFMRVLDLEAMHVPEFPEYMTASEIPMVADGEFVVGMEFSSREAVIKAVKEYTIRRSVDYRVFESEPLTFYAKCTQYGSGCDWLIRVSLISRKYCWVIRRYNGSHTCTTATISQDHSKLDSITIAEAIKPLVEVDPSLKVKSVIAEVQSKFNYTVSYRKAWLAKQRAIEKIFGGWEASYEALPIWFEAMCHKEPSAVVHFETMPAYQGDDLVGDIRVLHRVFWSYYPCIRAFRHCKPIVQVDGTHLYGKYKGCLLVAVSQDENNNIVPIAFAIVEGETSDAWHFFLSNLRQHVVTRDGVGLISDRHESINAAVERSNGAWSPPRAFHMFCIRHIESNFLRKFKAPYLQKLVVNIGYSRTVREYQVRYQRLRDRGEAYTNWLDRIPREQYALAFDGGYRWGHMTTNLVECINSVLKGARNLPITALMKATFYRLNELFTRKRADAEARINAGHVFSEIVTSKLHANQLASGNIQVSCFDRQNEVFEVREMPSGLEFAVDLRSLRCDCGEFQVDRIPYRHVFACCANQRLDWRLYVHDVYKMDQVRRVYRARFRPLGNPTTWPAYNGPRFIPNPYMRRVSKGRPRMTRFLNEMDTRMLRRPRRCTLCGAEGHSRSRCRRSVGSNTNREAP, from the exons ATGCAGGAGatgttttcaatgtatattgaaAACCGGTCTCAGATCTCGTTCATCGAGTTGTATGTTGAGTTCGAACAATCTGAGGCTGATCGGAATATTCTACAGGAAGATTATAATAGTGACAGTGAAGAAGAGTTCGAAAGCAACTATGAATTTGCTGTTCCAgatggtgatgaagatcaaggtGAGAGAACCATGTGCCCAGATGTGACAGAAGTGGCAAATGCACTTGCAAACGAAGTGCCGTTTGAGGAGCCATCATTCATGCGAGTTTTAGACTTGGAAGCCATGCATGTTCCTGAATTTCCGGAATATATGACTGCAT CAGAAATTCCTATGGTCGCAGATGGTGAATTCGTCGTTGGGATGGAGTTCAGTTCCAGGGAAGCTGTTATTAAGGCGGTTAAGGAGTATACCATACGACGAAGTGTAGACTACCGGGTTTTTGAGTCTGAGCCGTTGACATTTTATGCCAAGTGTACACAGTATGGGTCAGGGTGTGATTGGCTTATCAGGGTTAGCTTGATCAGCAGGAAGTACTGTTGGGTTATAAGGAGGTATAATGGTAGCCACACCTGTACCACAGCCACCATTTCACAGGATCATTCAAAACTGGACTCTATCACAATTGCAGAAGCAATAAAGCCACTGGTTGAAGTTGACCCCTCCTTAAAGGTAAAATCGGTAATAGCAGAAGTGCAATCGAAATTCAACTACACCGTCAGTTACCGAAAAGCATGGTTGGCTAAGCAGAGGgcaatagaaaaaatatttggaggtTGGGAAGCATCGTATGAAGCCTTGCCTATATGGTTTGAGGCCATGTGTCACAAGGAGCCATCAGCTGTTGTCCATTTTGAGACTATGCCTGCATATCAAGGCGATGACTTGGTGGGTGATATTCGGGTACTGCATCGTGTATTCTGGAGTTATTACCCTTGCATTAGGGCATTCAGACATTGTAAACCAATTGTCCAGGTGGATGGTACTCACTTGTACGGAAAGTATAAGGGTTGTTTGCTTGTGGCAGTTTCCCAGGATGAAAACAACAATATCGTTCCGATTGCGTTTGCTATTGTTGAGGGAGAGACTTCTGATGCATGGCATTTTTTCCTAAGTAACCTCCGTCAACATGTTGTTACTCGGGATGGAGTGGGTCTAATATCTGACCGGCACGAGTCCATCAATGCAGCTGTCGAACGAAGTAACGGAGCTTGGTCACCTCCTAGAGCTTTTCATATGTTTTGCATCAGGCATATAGAGTCGAATTTTCTCAGAAAATTCAAGGCACCTTACCTACAAAAATTGGTCGTTAACATCG GATATTCGAGGACGGTGCGGGAGTACCAAGTGCGTTACCAGCGTTTAAGGGACCGCGGCGAGGCATACACAAACTGGTTAGACCGAATTCCTCGCGAACAGTACGCACTGGCCTTTGATGGCGGGTACCGATGGGGTCACATGACGACGAATCTAGTGGAGTGCATCAACTCAGTATTGAAGGGTGCCCGCAATCTTCCCATTACTGCTCTTATGAAGGCAACATTCTACAGACTAAATGAGTTGTTCACCCGTAAAAGAGCGGATGCGGAAGCCCGGATCAATGCTGGCCATGTGTTTTCTGAGATAGTGACATCGAAGTTGCATGCAAACCAACTTGCATCAGGAAACATACAGGTTAGTTGCTTTGACCGCCAGAATGAGGTCTTTGAGGTTCGTGAGATGCCAAGTGGGCTAGAGTTTGCAGTTGATCTACGTAGCCTTCGATGTGACTGTGGTGAGTTCCAAGTGGACCGAATCCCCTATCGACATGTATTTGCATGTTGTGCCAACCAGCGACTTGATTGGCGACTTTATGTTCATGATGTGTATAAGATGGATCAAGTGCGGCGGGTGTACCGAGCACGGTTTAGGCCACTGGGTAATCCCACTACATGGCCTGCTTACAACGGACCTCGGTTCATACCGAATCCGTACATGCGACGGGTGTCAAAAGGTCGGCCCAGGATGACGCGTTTTCTGAATGAGATGGACACGAGAATGTTACGTCGTCCTAGGCGATGTACTCTATGTGGTGCTGAGGGACATAGTCGAAGCAGATGCCGTCGGTCTGTTGGTTCAAATACCAACAGAGAAGCCCCCTAG